A window of Fusarium musae strain F31 chromosome 1, whole genome shotgun sequence genomic DNA:
GCCTGACATCAGGAATTTGGGTATTTTTGCTGCCGTCTTTATCGTATTGTCTTATGCTGCTATGCATTTCTTGCTCGTCGAAAGACGATAAATCAGCATAGAGGGATTGGCCACTGTATGAGGCCTCAGAGTTAAAGGAACGATGCAAGTGCCATTGCTTGCGGTGATAATATACATAGGATGTGTCAGGCATACGAGTCATACTGGGCGTTTGGTTGGATGGGGGctcgttcttgttctttcatGGGTTATTGTACCAAGTCTCACAATATTTGTAGAATCGCATTTTGAAGGACATTTTGGACGCACATATGAGTCCGTGGTAGGCCGCTCGAAGACGTGATATTTGTCATAGTTACAGTGATACATGAGTACAAGTTATTTTTACAAGCTCAAAGGCATGATCTATTCCATCTTTCCACCAGTGAACTCCTCCGCAATTCTCTTCTGTCGCTTGACGGAGCGGTCGTACTCGGTTTCGTAAAAGTCCATAATCTTGGTTGATACTCCTGTTGTGGTTTCCAACATGTTGCCAATCGATGTTGGCTTGCCCCAGACGTCCCATGTGTTCTGGGCTGAACCATATCGGCCGATGTCGAAGCCTTGCTTGTGGAAGAAGTCTTCGGCAAATATGgtctcaatctcttccttGAGCTCACTCTCGTTGACAATGAAGTTGGAGGCATTGATGTAGAGCTCCATCAACGCATCGCGGCGAGCCTCGCGCTTAGCTTCCTCAATAGCCTTGACTTTGACGCGGCTTTCTTTGGCACGAGCGAAGCGTCCAGGGTCAGGGTATGTCTTGGTGTCCAAAACTGCCTTCAGCACTGTGCTTCGGGTAAGGCGATCGTCCTCTCGCTCTGGGGCTTTAACAGCCCGGTGGTTCTCGAGAAACTTGTGGCTCACGCGCTCGTTCTGAGCAGCGTCACGACGGTTCCTTCGTACCCAAAGTTCCTTCAAACCAGTTTCCAGGTTCTGCCGACGGGAGTTGGCCATTGCTTGCTTCCATTCTTGCGTCTCGTTCTTGGGTTTTTGTTTGTGGGCCGGCTTAGGAACGGTTTGCTTGATATAATCGGCTCGAATCTTGCGGTCACCCTCCATGCGAGGGAAGATCTCTCGAGGTACGGGGAGGTGGCCTCTGACCCGGGGGAGCTTTTTCTCTTCGGACTGGGGTGGTGTA
This region includes:
- a CDS encoding hypothetical protein (EggNog:ENOG41) yields the protein MSFSITASCPRATARQFLVASRAFSTSAHALEQVPPESPSYIRLPTPPQSEEKKLPRVRGHLPVPREIFPRMEGDRKIRADYIKQTVPKPAHKQKPKNETQEWKQAMANSRRQNLETGLKELWVRRNRRDAAQNERVSHKFLENHRAVKAPEREDDRLTRSTVLKAVLDTKTYPDPGRFARAKESRVKVKAIEEAKREARRDALMELYINASNFIVNESELKEEIETIFAEDFFHKQGFDIGRYGSAQNTWDVWGKPTSIGNMLETTTGVSTKIMDFYETEYDRSVKRQKRIAEEFTGGKME